The following proteins come from a genomic window of Lycium ferocissimum isolate CSIRO_LF1 chromosome 4, AGI_CSIRO_Lferr_CH_V1, whole genome shotgun sequence:
- the LOC132053720 gene encoding uncharacterized protein LOC132053720, which translates to MAQDAENHIFPVAFCVVDKECDASYKYFFEQMRRFIDDTTEFCIISDRHPSIKKAVSIVFPLCHYGCYMKHLGENLRNTFHNTKFVSQFYKAAKSYNIDEFNDHFNQIRDAVPGAAEHLERVGFHRWSRVFFPGNRYNLMTSNIAESVNSMFNLEREFPITALFDAINRRFAEKFHERRMEFIDSPNIFVPSVEKKNSKFVNLGNKLLAHQIANYKFRVIGHGVVAIVHLQSISCTCRVFDLDKIPYPHAMAALRVQYGNDFGRRIYDYSSPYYKVQNYIIAYCKEICPVPSEESWEVPLEILERERYLLHMFDDGDGYGGGSGGYGGGGGEIGGGKFGVGGHGCGEIGGGSCGGYGGSSEMG; encoded by the exons ATGGCGCAAGATGCGGAGAATCATATTTTTCCTGTAGCATTTTGTGTAGTGGACAAGGAGTGTGATGCCtcatacaaatatttttttgaacaaatgagaAGATTTATAGATGATACCACAGAGTTTTGCATAATTTCTGATAGGCATCCAAGTATCAAAAAGGCAGTTTCAATTGTCTTCCCTTTATGTCATTATGGTTGTTATATGAAGCACCTTGGGGAAAATCTCCGAAACACCTTTCACAATACGAAGTTCGTATCGCAGTTTTATAAAGCAGCAAAATCGTACAATATAGATGAGTTCAATGaccatttcaatcaaatcagaGATGCCGTCCCTGGGGCCGCCGAGCATCTTGAACGTGTTGGATTCCACAGATGGAGCAGGGTATTCTTCCCCGGAAATAG GTATAATCTTATGACGTCAAACATTGCTGAGTCGGTGAACTCAATGTTCAATCTTGAAAGAGAATTTCCCATTACTGCTTTATTTGATGCCATAAACAGGAGGTTTGCAGAAAAATTTCATGAGAGGCGTATGGAGTTCATCGACTCACCAAACATCTTTGTTCCttcagttgaaaaaaaaaattcaaaatttgtcaACTTGGGGAATAAGTTATTGGCCCATCAAATAGCCAACTACAAGTTCAGAGTCATCGGTCACGGTGTAGTTGCGATAGTTCATCTGCAAAGTATATCTTGTACTTGTAGAGTTTTTGACCTGGACAAAATACCTTATCCACATGCAATGGCAGCGCTTCGTGTCCAATATGGTAACGACTTTGGAAGGCGAATTTATGACTACTCATCTCCATATTATAAGGTGCAGAATTACATAATTGCATATTGTAAGGAAATTTGTCCTGTGCCTTCTGAAGAATCTTGGGAAGTTCCTTTggagattttagagagagagagatacctCCTCCATAT GTTTGACGATGGTGATGGATATGGTGGTGGTAGTGGCGgatatggtggtggtggtggtgaaatTGGTGGTGGAAAATTTGGTGTCGGCGGACATGGTTGTGGTGAAATTGGTGGTGGGAGTTGTGGCGGATATGGTGGTTCTAGTGAAATGGGGTAG